One window of the Planctomycetota bacterium genome contains the following:
- a CDS encoding TolC family protein, which yields MATNCPFSTARSTPSMAVTATPSSSAGANSFRTFSTWRMATPVSVTAAGSAGHTHRNHPTYRSAALRDHPSLPIVRPTGEAEAPAREGEVVGQTVPIVPDCPVSTGPRVTPMQRLVPALVVVCLAAAVAAGADPPTLRTAEQGVELGSAAVPDAAAAPTPETLEEFVTLAERSHPRLRQAAAAVEAARGKAVQARLYPNPMLAAGSPQAAGRYSQWNVYASQDVVTGGKLRLQQQAALREVQQAEYELIRARYEVLTGTRIAFYELAVAQRRAEIYTLLLDIAKRSYEIGRQLAAAGEGTKADVLFWSIERDRAEARLLNAAVFIEADRRQLATAVGLPRADVGRIRADLYRRMPDFDLKVLQEAVVGANAQPRAAESAIARTQWALERAVVQPIPNINLMGGYQRQVDYPAQDQALVQVMAAVPLFDRNQGNIRSARADIAEARAALRGVELELAARTATALAQYRTAQQLAAWYETRILPQARETVALTQTLYARGEVTFLSLLQAQKILTETELAFVEAQAERWRGAATIADLLQLDEFPPADDAPAALALGADWLPRLPDTAAAEAKPAAKPEAVPAPAPKR from the coding sequence ATGGCGACGAACTGCCCCTTCTCGACCGCCAGATCGACGCCGTCGATGGCCGTGACCGCGACGCCGTCCTCCTCGGCCGGGGCGAATTCCTTCCGCACGTTCTCGACCTGGAGGATGGCCACGCCCGTCTCCGTCACCGCTGCCGGCTCCGCCGGCCACACCCACCGAAACCACCCAACATACCGCTCGGCCGCCCTTCGGGACCACCCAAGCTTGCCCATCGTTCGGCCCACCGGGGAAGCCGAAGCACCGGCGCGAGAGGGTGAAGTGGTCGGGCAAACGGTGCCGATTGTTCCCGACTGTCCGGTCTCCACTGGCCCCCGGGTGACCCCGATGCAGCGTCTCGTGCCGGCACTGGTCGTCGTGTGCCTCGCCGCGGCCGTCGCGGCGGGCGCCGATCCGCCAACGCTACGGACCGCGGAGCAGGGGGTGGAACTGGGCAGCGCGGCGGTGCCCGACGCCGCCGCGGCCCCGACGCCGGAAACGCTCGAGGAGTTCGTCACCCTCGCCGAACGGAGCCATCCACGGCTCCGCCAGGCGGCGGCGGCCGTCGAGGCGGCGCGCGGCAAGGCCGTGCAGGCGCGGCTCTACCCCAATCCGATGCTCGCAGCGGGCTCGCCGCAGGCGGCCGGCCGCTACAGCCAGTGGAACGTCTATGCGTCGCAGGACGTCGTCACCGGCGGCAAGCTCCGGCTCCAGCAGCAGGCGGCACTCCGCGAGGTGCAGCAGGCGGAGTACGAGCTGATCCGGGCGCGGTACGAGGTGCTGACCGGCACGCGCATCGCCTTTTACGAGCTGGCCGTCGCCCAGCGGCGCGCGGAGATCTACACGCTTCTCCTCGACATCGCCAAACGCTCCTACGAGATCGGCCGGCAGCTCGCCGCGGCGGGGGAGGGGACCAAGGCCGACGTCCTGTTTTGGAGCATCGAGCGCGACCGCGCCGAAGCCCGGCTCCTCAACGCGGCGGTGTTCATCGAGGCCGACCGCCGCCAGCTCGCCACCGCGGTCGGCCTGCCACGGGCCGATGTCGGGCGGATCCGCGCCGACCTCTACCGGCGGATGCCCGACTTCGACCTCAAGGTGCTCCAGGAGGCCGTCGTCGGCGCCAATGCCCAGCCGCGTGCGGCCGAATCGGCGATCGCGCGCACGCAGTGGGCGCTGGAGCGGGCGGTGGTCCAGCCGATCCCCAACATCAACCTCATGGGAGGCTACCAGCGCCAGGTCGACTACCCGGCCCAGGACCAGGCGCTCGTCCAGGTGATGGCGGCGGTACCACTGTTCGACCGCAATCAGGGCAACATCCGCTCCGCCCGGGCCGACATCGCCGAGGCGCGCGCGGCACTGCGTGGTGTGGAGCTCGAGCTCGCGGCCCGAACGGCGACGGCGCTGGCGCAGTATCGCACCGCCCAGCAACTCGCCGCCTGGTACGAGACGCGGATCCTGCCCCAGGCCCGCGAGACCGTCGCCCTCACGCAGACGCTCTATGCCCGCGGCGAGGTGACGTTCCTCAGCCTGCTCCAGGCGCAGAAGATTCTCACCGAAACCGAACTGGCGTTCGTCGAGGCCCAGGCGGAGCGCTGGCGCGGCGCGGCGACGATCGCCGATCTCCTCCAGCTCGACGAGTTTCCCCCGGCCGACGATGCGCCGGCCGCGCTGGCGCTGGGTGCCGACTGGCTCCCGCGCCTCCCCGACACCGCGGCCGCCGAGGCCAAGCCGGCGGCGAAGCCCGAAGCGGTGCCGGCACCGGCGCCGAAGCGGTGA
- a CDS encoding ABC transporter ATP-binding protein produces the protein MGKLGWSRRAAERYVGWFRWVWPAEPAAVTETGVAILQVENVRKEFAPAEEDGVAVTAIDGVDLAVEKGQFVAITGASGSGKSTLLHLLGGITRPSSGAVRLEGVDLATLGDEALAVLRRRRIGFVFQRYNLLPELSLVENVALPLVLDGVGHAAAEKRASAALERVGMGHRAGHRPDALSGGEQQRGAIARALVTAPAIVLADEPTGALDSANSRRVIELFRDLVEREGQTVVLVTHDPAIAAGAPRVVRMRDGRVESDSLAPTAAPSSSGAAPR, from the coding sequence ATGGGCAAGCTTGGGTGGTCCCGAAGGGCGGCCGAGCGGTATGTTGGGTGGTTTCGGTGGGTGTGGCCGGCGGAGCCGGCAGCGGTGACGGAGACGGGCGTGGCCATCCTCCAGGTCGAGAACGTGCGGAAGGAATTCGCCCCGGCCGAGGAGGACGGCGTCGCGGTCACGGCCATCGACGGCGTCGATCTGGCGGTCGAGAAGGGGCAGTTCGTCGCCATCACCGGCGCCAGCGGCTCGGGGAAAAGCACGCTGCTCCACCTCCTCGGCGGGATCACACGCCCCTCGTCTGGCGCGGTGCGCCTCGAGGGGGTCGACCTGGCGACCCTCGGCGACGAAGCGCTGGCGGTCCTCCGCCGGCGGAGGATCGGCTTCGTCTTCCAGCGCTACAACCTTCTTCCCGAACTGTCGCTGGTGGAGAACGTCGCCCTGCCGCTGGTTCTCGACGGCGTCGGCCACGCCGCCGCCGAGAAGCGCGCCTCGGCGGCCCTCGAGCGGGTCGGGATGGGCCACCGCGCCGGCCACCGCCCCGACGCCCTCTCCGGCGGCGAGCAGCAGCGCGGGGCGATTGCCCGGGCGCTGGTCACGGCGCCGGCGATCGTCCTCGCCGACGAGCCGACCGGAGCTCTCGACTCGGCCAACTCGCGCCGCGTCATCGAGCTGTTCCGCGATCTGGTCGAGCGCGAGGGGCAGACGGTCGTCCTCGTCACCCACGATCCGGCGATCGCCGCCGGGGCGCCGCGCGTGGTGCGGATGCGCGACGGGCGCGTCGAGTCCGATTCACTCGCGCCCACCGCCGCGCCTTCCTCCTCCGGAGCGGCGCCGCGATGA